From Roseburia hominis, the proteins below share one genomic window:
- a CDS encoding ATP-binding protein, protein MMRKVISDLPKETELIILAQQEQKDEILEYLPAVSDLWTLPMQEEELKYRILKWQMACKKAREEWEMSQFLEAAINGMPHLVWFKDKDGIHQKVNDSFCRTVNKPKKLVEGRDHYFIWDVDPNDPGNEGHDCADSEREVFETRQMCISEEMVKTGEGMKLLTTYKSPLYDLDGSVMGTVGIGVDITQERAYEHELVKKNRTLETIFSYIDCGVLCHSLDGNRLIRVNQAALRILGYETQEEMEEDGFHMVAQSVMDEDKPKIRACIQELKNVGDSVSIEYRVEHPNGEIIHVMGNVKLLRENGELYYQRFLLDCTSQKQEEKKNRHRQMELMRALSVDYNLVCYFDLDTEMGMLLRVKDDSQSFAEAFSGDLIFDDCMENYISRYVVEEDRKILRETIRPERIKKELSGKKLFCMNYRAISGNDIDYYEMKVVRTGSWKDGKRIVIGFRSVDEQIRREMEQKELLEDALVQVNRASQAKGIFLSNMSHDIRTPMNAIMGFTNLASVHLDDQGRVKEYLEKIQVSGNYLLSLINNVLDMSQIESGNMCLEETLCSLPEILKNLNDMMQIEAEKKLLQLRMHLTGVDDKRIYCDRMRLSQILLNVVENSLKYTRPGGRIDLDVVRQKGTAPGFVNYDFCVKDSGIGMSPEFLEHVFDLFEREKNTTISGVGGTGLGLALTKSLVEMMNGKIEVESEPEHGTTVRISLTFRVEKEEDEIWKESVEKQEESEHYAGRILLVEDNELNMEIAQTILEDVGFETESAENGQIAVDMVKRSPRGYYELVLMDIQMPVMNGYEAAKAIRSLEDPELASIPIIAMTANAFEEDREKALRSGMDDHLAKPIDVKLLLEMMDLVRKKKGSKFYNENK, encoded by the coding sequence ATGATGAGAAAGGTAATATCTGATCTTCCGAAGGAAACAGAACTGATCATCCTCGCGCAGCAGGAGCAGAAGGATGAAATCCTCGAATATCTGCCGGCTGTTTCTGACCTGTGGACACTGCCTATGCAGGAGGAGGAATTGAAGTACCGCATACTGAAATGGCAGATGGCGTGCAAAAAGGCCAGAGAGGAATGGGAGATGAGCCAGTTCTTAGAAGCAGCAATTAACGGGATGCCGCATCTGGTCTGGTTTAAAGATAAGGATGGGATTCATCAGAAGGTGAATGACAGCTTCTGCAGAACCGTGAATAAGCCAAAAAAACTGGTAGAAGGCCGGGATCACTATTTCATCTGGGATGTGGATCCGAATGACCCGGGAAATGAGGGGCATGACTGCGCAGATTCGGAGCGAGAGGTATTCGAGACGAGACAGATGTGCATATCGGAGGAGATGGTAAAAACGGGGGAAGGCATGAAGCTTCTTACCACCTATAAATCTCCGCTGTATGATCTGGACGGAAGTGTTATGGGGACAGTTGGGATTGGAGTTGACATTACCCAGGAGAGGGCATACGAACATGAGCTTGTAAAAAAGAACCGAACGCTGGAAACGATTTTTTCTTATATTGATTGTGGAGTGCTCTGCCATTCCCTGGATGGAAACCGTCTGATTCGTGTGAACCAGGCAGCCCTGCGGATTCTGGGCTATGAGACACAGGAAGAGATGGAGGAAGATGGATTCCATATGGTGGCACAATCCGTGATGGATGAGGATAAACCTAAGATACGGGCATGTATCCAGGAACTGAAGAATGTAGGAGATAGTGTCAGTATTGAGTACAGGGTGGAGCATCCGAACGGTGAGATCATTCATGTTATGGGAAATGTAAAGCTGCTCAGAGAAAACGGTGAGTTGTACTATCAGAGATTCCTTCTTGACTGTACCAGCCAAAAGCAGGAGGAGAAGAAGAACAGACACAGGCAGATGGAATTGATGCGGGCGCTGAGCGTGGATTATAATCTGGTCTGTTATTTTGACCTTGATACGGAGATGGGGATGCTGCTGCGGGTAAAGGACGACAGCCAGAGCTTTGCGGAGGCGTTCTCCGGTGACCTGATCTTTGATGACTGCATGGAAAACTATATTAGCCGGTATGTAGTGGAAGAGGATCGGAAGATTTTGCGAGAGACGATTCGCCCTGAGAGAATCAAAAAAGAATTGTCCGGGAAAAAACTATTTTGTATGAACTACCGGGCTATTTCTGGAAACGATATCGATTACTATGAGATGAAAGTCGTGCGTACCGGATCATGGAAGGATGGGAAACGGATCGTTATTGGTTTCAGGAGCGTGGATGAACAGATACGCCGCGAGATGGAGCAGAAAGAGCTGCTGGAGGATGCGCTGGTGCAGGTAAACCGGGCGAGCCAGGCAAAGGGAATCTTTCTTTCCAACATGTCGCATGATATCCGGACTCCGATGAACGCGATTATGGGCTTTACCAATCTGGCATCGGTCCATCTGGATGACCAGGGCAGGGTGAAGGAGTATCTTGAGAAAATTCAGGTTTCCGGGAATTATCTGCTGAGCCTGATTAACAACGTACTGGATATGAGCCAGATAGAGAGTGGAAATATGTGTCTGGAGGAGACTCTCTGCAGCCTTCCGGAGATTCTTAAGAACCTGAATGACATGATGCAGATTGAGGCAGAGAAAAAGCTCCTTCAGCTCAGAATGCATCTGACGGGTGTAGATGATAAGAGGATTTACTGTGACAGAATGAGGCTGAGCCAGATTCTCTTGAATGTGGTAGAGAATTCACTCAAGTATACGAGGCCGGGAGGCAGGATTGATCTGGATGTCGTGCGGCAGAAGGGTACTGCGCCGGGATTTGTTAATTATGATTTTTGTGTGAAAGACAGTGGAATCGGCATGAGCCCTGAGTTCCTGGAGCATGTGTTCGATCTCTTTGAAAGAGAAAAGAACACTACAATCAGCGGAGTCGGGGGAACCGGGTTGGGATTGGCTCTCACCAAAAGCCTTGTGGAAATGATGAATGGAAAAATCGAGGTAGAAAGTGAGCCGGAGCATGGAACAACGGTGCGGATTTCTTTAACCTTCCGTGTTGAAAAAGAGGAGGATGAAATTTGGAAGGAGAGCGTGGAAAAACAGGAGGAAAGTGAGCATTATGCAGGCAGAATCCTGTTGGTGGAGGATAATGAACTGAACATGGAAATTGCCCAGACGATTCTGGAGGATGTCGGATTTGAGACGGAATCGGCAGAGAACGGGCAGATTGCAGTGGATATGGTGAAGCGGTCTCCTCGCGGCTATTATGAACTTGTTCTCATGGACATCCAGATGCCGGTGATGAATGGATATGAGGCCGCAAAAGCCATCCGCAGTCTGGAAGATCCTGAGCTTGCCTCAATTCCGATTATTGCCATGACAGCTAATGCTTTTGAGGAGGACCGGGAAAAGGCCCTCAGAAGTGGTATGGATGACCACCTTGCCAAGCCCATTGACGTAAAGCTGTTACTGGAAATGATGGATCTTGTAAGGAAAAAGAAAGGTAGTAAATTTTACAATGAAAATAAATGA
- a CDS encoding cellulase family glycosylhydrolase, which translates to MKRYKRCIAVFLCICLAAVCLSACKKETKSKQPESVKKGESKEEVPEKKEQDSEEGEEKQEEKSEIPSPSVCGKLSVKGTKLVDEKGEAVQLRGLSTHGLASFPQYVNEELFCQFRQEWKANVIRLAMYTAEYGGYCTDGDKEYLKKLVRSGVEYATNQDMYVIVDWHILMDQNPNLYKGEAMEFFKQMSKEFAGHNNVIYEICNEPNGGTSWSEVKSYAQEVIPIIRANDPDAVILVGTPNWSQFVNEAAADPITGYDNIMYTLHFYAATHTEALRNTMTAAIDAGLPVFVSEYGICDASGNGAIDEAQADAWVQVMDQYQVSYVAWNISNKNETSAIFKSTVEKTSGFTGEDLSDSGKWLYRMLTRDDSGLSGKEGTDDQEGSDKGNASKTENSSSQSNVIKNGTIEAMAKLANSWEANGQQFYQYELTVKNTSDQPCRNWEVDVKFSSDISLSDSWNGQYIVKGDVLHISSVDYNGNLAAGGSTGDVGFIVSGAAGLKLQ; encoded by the coding sequence ATGAAAAGGTACAAAAGATGCATTGCTGTTTTTTTATGTATATGTTTGGCAGCTGTCTGCCTGTCTGCCTGTAAGAAGGAGACAAAGTCAAAGCAGCCGGAAAGCGTAAAAAAAGGGGAAAGTAAAGAGGAGGTTCCAGAGAAAAAAGAACAAGATTCTGAGGAAGGAGAGGAAAAGCAGGAAGAAAAATCGGAAATACCATCACCTTCTGTCTGTGGTAAGCTCTCCGTAAAAGGTACGAAGCTTGTGGACGAAAAGGGCGAGGCTGTGCAGCTCAGAGGATTAAGTACCCATGGGCTGGCGAGTTTCCCTCAGTATGTGAATGAAGAGCTTTTTTGCCAGTTCCGTCAGGAGTGGAAGGCGAATGTGATTCGCCTTGCGATGTATACAGCGGAATATGGCGGTTACTGTACAGATGGTGACAAAGAGTATTTGAAGAAGCTGGTTCGAAGCGGTGTGGAATATGCCACCAACCAGGATATGTATGTCATTGTTGACTGGCATATTTTGATGGACCAGAATCCCAACCTATACAAAGGTGAGGCCATGGAATTCTTTAAGCAGATGTCAAAAGAATTCGCCGGCCACAATAATGTGATTTATGAAATCTGTAATGAACCAAACGGAGGCACTTCCTGGTCGGAAGTAAAATCCTACGCCCAGGAAGTCATACCGATCATTCGTGCCAATGATCCGGATGCGGTGATTCTTGTGGGAACGCCCAATTGGTCACAGTTTGTCAATGAAGCAGCGGCAGATCCCATTACCGGCTATGATAACATTATGTACACGCTCCATTTTTACGCGGCAACGCACACGGAGGCTCTGCGGAATACCATGACGGCGGCTATTGATGCAGGTCTTCCGGTATTTGTGTCGGAGTACGGAATCTGTGATGCCAGCGGCAACGGTGCAATTGACGAGGCGCAGGCTGACGCATGGGTACAGGTAATGGATCAGTATCAGGTCAGCTATGTGGCCTGGAACATCTCCAATAAGAATGAAACATCGGCGATTTTTAAGAGCACGGTGGAAAAGACATCCGGGTTTACCGGGGAGGATTTAAGCGATTCCGGCAAATGGCTGTATCGGATGCTGACCAGAGATGACAGTGGATTGTCCGGCAAGGAAGGTACTGATGACCAGGAGGGCTCAGACAAGGGAAATGCTTCGAAGACGGAGAACAGTTCGTCACAGAGCAATGTGATAAAAAATGGAACTATTGAGGCTATGGCTAAACTGGCCAACAGCTGGGAGGCCAATGGCCAGCAGTTCTATCAGTATGAACTGACAGTAAAAAATACTTCGGATCAGCCGTGCAGGAACTGGGAGGTGGACGTGAAGTTCAGCAGTGATATTTCCTTGTCTGACAGTTGGAATGGGCAGTATATTGTGAAAGGCGATGTGCTTCACATTTCCTCGGTAGATTATAACGGGAATCTTGCAGCGGGTGGCAGCACGGGCGATGTGGGCTTTATCGTCAGCGGTGCGGCAGGACTTAAGCTCCAATAG
- a CDS encoding response regulator — protein sequence MKSKDYELVLDALDTTAIYVISEERHEILYYNQRVKNVAPNVEKGMVCHKLWAGKCDNCPLNGIGDKKKNSVTNYNDPFGKAVDIVANRILWKDTIPAFVISITPHQESASYSYHKIFKGNLTLDRYEVVKVPVEERNTSLYKTVRISEWFGLLENGGYIHTEDVERFREFVQLSHLREELRAGKNMLSCNYRRRSGKEYRWNTLEVLPDAEYSDKNQSVMIYVKDVQDMYKEGLGYEELNLKNEAILKTLGEENFGIYLIDLNEDRVSSVRVAAEDEELVGGRRKNWDKVMEALLENRYHPNYWNRFRSFFAREVLLKSAREGKKKLELVAERRIGGAYHYISATAYFYNYGREKSYAVMAFQDVDARIRSEIERAQNDRRMAAIIQSRYGVMNTLHLSSGICERVYLHGSDRVGKIERGEYARYIERAVEEYVRDEDRERFLLAFSLENLRRKAEEVKEFEEIIFEYQQKKAPYPWLEEHIFFIRQETGVSVNILGRDITLKKQREEKVTREAREKAYIINSLSSMFFATYYVDLQNCTFQAVVQRDDVKQMLGEQWNYTEGMEQYADRFIHPDDREEYKEKLGYSRLLKELSPEHPSVAFEYRKAEKLNGKTQWTRASVVIAECENGRPKTAIYVAQDITESKEKEERDRNALKEACDAANHANAAKSEFLSRMSHDIRTPMNAIIGMTAIAGTHLEDREKVSDCLGKITIASRHLLSLINEVLDMSKIESGKIDLMEEEFSLSDLLESILTMIHPSMKAKEQHLEARLFKVEHENVVGDAIRLQQVFMNILSNAVKYTQVGGKVEIEITEKPSKIYGYGCYEFVFQDNGIGMSEEYQKKIFEPFTRAEDCRVSKIEGTGLGMTIAQNIVRMMSGSISVESKENEGSRFTVTLFLKQQSLESLDVRELQQLRVLVADDDECSCEAACKILTDIGMYGEWVLSGEEAVGRTKKACDEGKEFFAVILDWKMPGMDGIETARAIRKLLGEEVPIIILSAYDWSDVEDEAREAGVNGFILKPLFKSRLVYMFKQFVGTAEGRKDEKEKVYADRDYSKKRILLVEDNELNREIAQEIIGETGVSIECAVNGQEAVWMYEDHEEEYYDLIFMDIQMPVMDGYTAARMIRCSNKGDAARIPIIAMTANAFSEDITQSRRSGMNEHITKPLDIGELMRCMDKWL from the coding sequence ATGAAGTCAAAGGATTATGAGCTGGTTTTAGATGCTCTTGATACAACTGCCATTTATGTGATCAGTGAAGAGCGCCATGAAATCTTATATTATAATCAAAGAGTGAAAAATGTGGCCCCTAACGTTGAAAAAGGGATGGTCTGTCACAAACTGTGGGCCGGCAAATGTGATAACTGCCCCTTGAATGGAATTGGGGACAAGAAGAAGAATTCTGTTACAAATTATAACGATCCTTTTGGAAAAGCAGTAGATATTGTGGCGAACAGGATTCTGTGGAAGGATACGATTCCGGCTTTTGTGATTTCAATCACCCCGCATCAGGAGTCGGCCAGCTATTCTTATCATAAGATATTCAAAGGAAATCTAACATTGGACAGATATGAGGTAGTCAAGGTTCCGGTGGAGGAGAGGAATACCTCTCTTTATAAGACGGTCAGGATATCGGAGTGGTTTGGACTGCTCGAAAATGGCGGATATATACATACGGAAGATGTAGAAAGATTTCGGGAATTCGTCCAGTTATCTCATCTGAGGGAGGAGTTGCGCGCGGGGAAGAATATGCTTTCATGTAATTACCGGCGCAGATCGGGAAAGGAATATCGGTGGAATACTCTGGAAGTGCTGCCGGATGCGGAGTATTCGGATAAGAACCAGTCTGTGATGATCTATGTAAAAGATGTACAGGATATGTATAAAGAAGGACTGGGATATGAAGAACTGAATCTGAAAAATGAGGCTATACTTAAAACTCTTGGTGAAGAGAATTTTGGAATCTATCTCATTGATCTGAATGAGGATAGGGTATCTTCTGTGCGTGTGGCAGCAGAAGACGAAGAACTGGTGGGTGGCAGAAGAAAAAACTGGGATAAAGTGATGGAGGCTCTGCTGGAAAATCGATATCACCCGAATTATTGGAACAGATTCCGCAGCTTTTTTGCAAGGGAAGTATTATTAAAGAGTGCAAGGGAAGGGAAAAAGAAACTGGAGCTTGTGGCAGAGCGCAGAATAGGGGGTGCGTACCACTATATAAGTGCTACCGCGTATTTTTACAATTATGGAAGAGAAAAGAGCTATGCGGTCATGGCGTTCCAGGATGTTGATGCGCGTATCCGAAGCGAGATCGAGCGTGCCCAGAATGATAGAAGGATGGCAGCGATCATTCAGTCGAGATACGGGGTCATGAATACCCTGCATCTGTCGTCGGGAATATGTGAAAGAGTTTACCTGCATGGTTCGGATCGGGTTGGCAAAATAGAGAGAGGCGAGTATGCCAGATATATTGAAAGAGCAGTCGAAGAATATGTCAGAGATGAGGACAGGGAAAGGTTTCTTTTGGCATTTTCTCTGGAAAATTTGCGCAGAAAGGCAGAAGAGGTCAAGGAGTTTGAAGAAATCATCTTTGAGTATCAGCAAAAAAAAGCACCGTACCCGTGGCTGGAGGAACATATTTTCTTTATACGCCAGGAAACGGGTGTGTCTGTAAATATTCTCGGCAGAGATATCACATTGAAAAAGCAACGGGAAGAAAAGGTAACAAGAGAGGCGAGAGAAAAGGCCTATATCATCAACAGTCTGAGCAGCATGTTTTTTGCGACCTATTATGTTGATCTGCAAAATTGTACTTTTCAGGCAGTTGTCCAGAGGGACGATGTGAAACAGATGCTTGGAGAGCAGTGGAATTATACAGAAGGAATGGAACAGTATGCCGACCGGTTCATTCACCCGGACGATCGGGAAGAGTATAAGGAAAAATTGGGATATAGCAGGCTGTTGAAGGAATTAAGTCCGGAGCATCCGAGTGTGGCATTTGAGTATCGGAAAGCTGAGAAATTAAATGGAAAAACGCAGTGGACACGCGCCAGTGTTGTGATAGCGGAGTGCGAGAACGGCAGACCGAAAACAGCCATATATGTAGCGCAGGATATCACGGAAAGTAAAGAGAAGGAAGAGCGCGACCGTAATGCATTGAAGGAGGCATGTGATGCTGCAAATCATGCCAATGCAGCAAAGAGTGAGTTCCTGTCAAGGATGAGCCATGATATAAGAACACCGATGAACGCGATCATTGGTATGACTGCGATTGCCGGGACCCATTTGGAGGACAGAGAAAAGGTTTCAGACTGTTTGGGTAAGATTACGATCGCAAGCAGACATTTGCTGTCACTCATCAATGAAGTTCTGGATATGAGTAAGATCGAGTCAGGTAAGATCGATCTTATGGAGGAAGAGTTCAGCCTTTCGGATCTGCTTGAAAGTATTCTGACGATGATTCATCCGTCCATGAAGGCGAAGGAACAGCATCTTGAGGCCCGGCTCTTTAAGGTAGAGCATGAAAATGTGGTTGGTGATGCGATCCGCCTGCAGCAGGTGTTTATGAACATCTTATCGAATGCTGTCAAATACACTCAGGTCGGAGGAAAAGTGGAGATTGAGATTACGGAGAAGCCCTCGAAGATATATGGCTATGGATGTTATGAATTTGTTTTTCAGGACAATGGAATCGGCATGTCCGAGGAGTATCAGAAAAAGATATTTGAACCATTTACCAGGGCAGAGGACTGCCGTGTCAGCAAGATTGAGGGAACAGGGCTTGGCATGACGATCGCACAGAATATCGTGCGGATGATGAGCGGAAGCATCAGTGTTGAAAGCAAGGAGAATGAAGGCTCCAGATTCACAGTGACCTTGTTCCTGAAGCAGCAGAGTTTAGAGAGCTTGGATGTCAGAGAATTGCAGCAGCTCCGTGTTCTTGTGGCGGACGATGACGAATGCTCCTGTGAGGCGGCCTGCAAGATATTGACGGATATCGGAATGTACGGGGAATGGGTGCTTTCCGGTGAGGAAGCAGTCGGAAGAACGAAGAAGGCCTGTGATGAGGGAAAAGAGTTCTTTGCGGTGATCCTGGACTGGAAGATGCCGGGAATGGACGGGATTGAGACTGCAAGAGCAATCCGTAAGCTCCTGGGAGAAGAGGTGCCCATCATTATCCTGTCAGCCTATGACTGGTCAGATGTGGAAGACGAAGCGAGAGAAGCTGGTGTGAACGGATTTATCTTAAAGCCATTGTTCAAATCACGGCTCGTCTATATGTTCAAGCAGTTTGTCGGAACGGCAGAGGGCAGGAAAGATGAGAAGGAAAAAGTCTATGCGGACAGGGATTATTCAAAGAAGAGAATCCTGCTAGTAGAGGACAATGAACTGAACCGTGAGATCGCCCAGGAGATTATCGGAGAGACAGGAGTTTCCATTGAGTGCGCTGTGAATGGTCAAGAGGCTGTGTGGATGTATGAAGACCACGAAGAGGAGTATTATGATCTCATCTTTATGGATATTCAGATGCCGGTGATGGACGGATATACGGCTGCCCGGATGATCAGGTGTTCCAATAAGGGTGATGCAGCCCGTATTCCGATCATTGCCATGACGGCCAATGCTTTTTCGGAGGATATTACACAGAGCAGACGATCCGGGAT